GCGACCGGCGAGTTCGGCGACAAGACCCAACTGGTGACGATCGGACTGGCGGCCCAGTACGGTGCGACCAGCGCCATCTGGGCCGGCGAGATGCTGGCGATCATCCCGGTGAGCCTCGCAAACGCCTTGTTCTTCCATCGGTTCTCCCGCCGGGTCGACCTCCGGAAGGCCCATCTGGTAGGTGCGGCCCTGTTCGCCCTCTTCGCACTCGACGCGTTCCTCTCACTACTGACTGGCGTCTCCGTCTGGGAGACGGCCGTCGGTCACATCTCCGGGGTCGTCAGCGGCGTCCTCTGAGGCACACGCGGTGGGTTTTTGTCGATCCCCGCGGAACCATCGGCGTGACCGACGTTCTCGGCGCGGTCCTCGCTGGCGTCGTCCTCGGACTGTCGCTTGCGGCCCCGCCCGGCCCGATGAACGCGATCATCGCCGCCGAGAGCGCGCTCCGGGGCTGGTTTTCCGGAGTGCGCGCCGGACTGGGCGCGATGAGTGCCGACGCCTGTTTCTTCATGCTCGCGCTCGCGGGGGTCGCGACCGTCCTTCAGGACGCCCCGACGGTACGCGCCGTGATGATGGGCGTCGGCGGACTGTTGATGGGATATTTCGCCCTCGACGCGACGAGAAACGCTCGCGAGTCGTTTCTCGCCCGCGACGCCGGCGAGTCGAAGGGGTTTCGACGGACGTTCGCGCTCTCGGTTACCAATCCCTATCAGATTCTCTGGTGGCTCACCGTCGGTGTGGCGCTGCTCGATCCGGGGACGCTCTCGGTTTCGATTCCACTCCTCGGAGCCATCGAAATCCAAACGGGCAGCGTTGCCATCGTCGTCGGCTTCTTCGCGGGGATCGCCCTGTGGATCACGCTGTTCCCGCTTGCGCTCACCCGCCTGGGTCGACGGGTCGATGGGTTCGCGCCGCTCGTCGCGGCTGGGAGCGCGATGGTGCTTGCGGGCTTCGGGCTGGTCTTCCTGTATCGGGCGTTCGTTCTACTCTAATGCCTCGGGACCCCGTTCCATCTCCGGCACTTCGGACTCGAGCCACTCACAGAACCAGCGCACGCGCTTGAGGCGCTCGTGGGCGATAGTCTCCGCCGTCGGGCTCTGGATACGCTCGCAGGCCTCCTGGCCGCGCTCGTAAACGCGGTCGATCATCGTCGCGCTATCCATGTGGGTGCGGGCTTCATAGCCCATCCGAAGCAGCATGAGGACGGTCCCGTTCGCGCCGACCTTGTCCAGCAGATCGGCCTCGATCAGACATCGGCCCTCAAGCGAGAGCTCCGCGATGTCACCCGAGTGGGTGTGCGCATCGATCGCACGACAGACGCGGTCGATAAAGGAGGTCGGAAACGAACCGCGCGAGCCGAGATATTCGCGGGCGACGCGTGCGCCCTCCTCGGCGTGGACCTCCTGGTCGGCGTCGAGCTTCGCGACGTCGTGAAAGAGTGCGGCAACCCGGACGACATCGACGTCCGCGCCCTCCTTACGGGCGATCTCCTCGGCAAGCGAGAGGACGTTCAACGTGTGATTGAACCGGTACTCCGCCGAGTGCCACGGGTACCACCGCATTCGACCGCCCTCCTCCTCGTTCTGGACGCTCGCGTCGAGATACTCGTAGACGAACCGTTTCATCTCGTCGAACTCGGCCTCGGAGACGGGCGTCTCCTTTATTTCAACGCCCATAGAACCACCTCGAGAGAGACAGGTTATCGTTCATTGTTATCTACAAAAACGTGTGTTTTACTCTTTAGCGTTACGACGGGTTTGCCACGCTGTCACGCACCGGCAGAGCCACCTCGAGAGGTATACTGGATGGCAAGAGGAACCCTCACCGGCCCGAGTGGTTCGAGAAACGCCGACAGAGACAGGGTTTACACCCCACCGCCCGAACGGCCGGTATGACCGATCCGCTCTATCTCGACGACTCGACGGTACGGGAGTTCGACGCGCGCGTCGAACGCGTCATCGACGACGGCGACACCGCGAGGGTCGTGCTCGACCGCACACACTTTTACCCGGAGGGTGGCGGCCAGCCCCCCGATCGCGGAACGCTCTCGGGGGCCGAGACGTGGCCCGTTCTGGACGTTCAGAAGACCGACGAGATCTATCACACCGTCGAGGGCGCAGGGCCGACCGAAGGCGACCGGCTCACTGGTATCCTCGATCGGGAGCGCCGACAGGCCCACATGCGCTATCATACGGCCCAACACCTGCTGTCGGCGCTGTTGCTTTCGAAGTATGACGCGGCGACGACGGGCAATCAGCTCTACGCCGACCGCGCCCGTCTGGACTGTGGCTACGACCGCTTTACTCGCGAGGAGCTCGATGGCATCGAGGCCCGGATGAACGACCTGGTTCGGGCTAACCTCGACGTACGGTGGTACACCCTCGACCGCGAGCGCGCCGAGGCGGAACTCGATTCCAAGCGTACTCGTCTCGACCTCCTACCAGAGAGCATCACCGAGATACGGATCGTCGAGATCGGCGACGGGATCGCCTCGAACCCGGACGAGGAGCCGGCCGACCCGGAGGACGTCTACGACCGGGTGGCGTGTGCGGGAACCCACGTCGAGAGGACGGGTGCGATCGGGCGCGTCGAGGTGACCGGCCGCGAGACGAGGGGGAAGGGCGAAGAACGGCTCGCGTTCATCCTCGAAGACGAATAGGTTATTTCTCCTCGACGCGGAGTTCGCCCGTGCGCGTAGAGAACTGTTTCATCGCCGTCGACGGCGTTGGCGAGCGGACCGAGCGGAAACTCTGGGAGGCCGGCGTCACCGACTGGGACGCCTTCGCCGAGGCTGGCTCGCTTCCGGTCGGCGACTCGCGGGCCGCGTCGATCGAGTCGTTCATCGACCGGGCGCGTCCACGCCTCGAAGACGGTGACGTCGGCTTCTTCGCCGACCGGCTCCCGTCGGCGAGCCACTGGCGCTTCTACGAGAACTTCCGGCCGAACACCTGCTTTTTCGACATCGAGACGACCGGCCTCAGCAAACACCGCGATCGTGTGACGACGGTGAGTTTCCATCAGGGCGACGAGACCGAGACGCTCGTGGCCGGCGACGACCTCACGCGCGAGGCGATCGCGGCCCGCCTCGATCGGGCGGACCTGCTCGTCAGCTTCAACGGCGCGCGCTTCGACGTACCCTTCCTCGAGACCAGTTTCGACCTCACGATCGACACGCCGCATCTCGACCTCATGTATCCCTGCAAGCGGGCGGGGCTCACGGGCGGATTGAAGGCGATCGAACGCGAACTCGGGATCGGGCGCGAAGAGGCGGGCGTCGACGGCCGGGAGGCCGTCCGGTTGTGGCACGCCTACGAAGGCGGCGACGAGGCGGCGCTCGAAACGCTGATCAGATACAACCGCGACGACACCCGCAACCTCGCAG
The nucleotide sequence above comes from Halalkalicoccus subterraneus. Encoded proteins:
- a CDS encoding alanyl-tRNA editing protein, encoding MTDPLYLDDSTVREFDARVERVIDDGDTARVVLDRTHFYPEGGGQPPDRGTLSGAETWPVLDVQKTDEIYHTVEGAGPTEGDRLTGILDRERRQAHMRYHTAQHLLSALLLSKYDAATTGNQLYADRARLDCGYDRFTREELDGIEARMNDLVRANLDVRWYTLDRERAEAELDSKRTRLDLLPESITEIRIVEIGDGIASNPDEEPADPEDVYDRVACAGTHVERTGAIGRVEVTGRETRGKGEERLAFILEDE
- a CDS encoding LysE family translocator; protein product: MTDVLGAVLAGVVLGLSLAAPPGPMNAIIAAESALRGWFSGVRAGLGAMSADACFFMLALAGVATVLQDAPTVRAVMMGVGGLLMGYFALDATRNARESFLARDAGESKGFRRTFALSVTNPYQILWWLTVGVALLDPGTLSVSIPLLGAIEIQTGSVAIVVGFFAGIALWITLFPLALTRLGRRVDGFAPLVAAGSAMVLAGFGLVFLYRAFVLL
- a CDS encoding HD domain-containing protein, with product MGVEIKETPVSEAEFDEMKRFVYEYLDASVQNEEEGGRMRWYPWHSAEYRFNHTLNVLSLAEEIARKEGADVDVVRVAALFHDVAKLDADQEVHAEEGARVAREYLGSRGSFPTSFIDRVCRAIDAHTHSGDIAELSLEGRCLIEADLLDKVGANGTVLMLLRMGYEARTHMDSATMIDRVYERGQEACERIQSPTAETIAHERLKRVRWFCEWLESEVPEMERGPEALE
- a CDS encoding TMEM165/GDT1 family protein produces the protein ATGEFGDKTQLVTIGLAAQYGATSAIWAGEMLAIIPVSLANALFFHRFSRRVDLRKAHLVGAALFALFALDAFLSLLTGVSVWETAVGHISGVVSGVL
- a CDS encoding ribonuclease H-like domain-containing protein, which codes for MRVENCFIAVDGVGERTERKLWEAGVTDWDAFAEAGSLPVGDSRAASIESFIDRARPRLEDGDVGFFADRLPSASHWRFYENFRPNTCFFDIETTGLSKHRDRVTTVSFHQGDETETLVAGDDLTREAIAARLDRADLLVSFNGARFDVPFLETSFDLTIDTPHLDLMYPCKRAGLTGGLKAIERELGIGREEAGVDGREAVRLWHAYEGGDEAALETLIRYNRDDTRNLAVLGDRVATRLDSEVFGTFR